One genomic window of Plasmodium cynomolgi strain B DNA, scaffold: 0035, whole genome shotgun sequence includes the following:
- a CDS encoding hypothetical protein (putative) yields the protein MNDNSKNDRSTDSNQDSSTYDSSDYGSSNNNSIRNDFIGTNRYQNREHDSRDKSMDVRMEQKLPPRGSGFRTSDSNGNLHLNCTKWLHWIERNKGLLEECKYQPWFHALKFEWKKHQQKANVKIQESGQSELKDDSDIPFIEMQKSLWRQWASKQRDLMEVHSEKDWFRHLLENIEEEPHELDAEKVLGVDQFEGQPSCEQLYKKNN from the exons ATGAATGACAATTCAAAGAACGATAGAAGCACAGATA GTAACCAGGATTCATCAACCTATGATTCCTCTGACTATGGTTCATCCAACAATAATTCCATAAGAAATGATTTCATAGGAACGAACAGGTATCAAAATAGGGAACATGACTCTAGGGATAAGAGCATGGACGTAAGGATGGAACAGAAGCTTCCTCCTCGGGGGAGCGGATTCCGGACTTCAGACTCCAACGGGAACTTGCACTTAAACTGTACAAAATGGCTCCATTGGATAGAACGGAATAAAGGGTTACTAGAAGAATGTAAATATCAACCTTGGTTTCATGCCTTAAAATtcgaatggaaaaaacatcAACAGAAAGCAAACGTGAAGATCCAGGAATCCGGGCAGAGCGAACTAAAAGACGATAGTGATATTCCATTCATAGAAATGCAAAAGAGTTTGTGGAGACAATGGGCATCGAAGCAACGGGACCTTATGGAAGTACACAGCGAAAAAGATTGGTTCCGACATTTGCTAGAAAATATAGAGGAGGAACCACACGAATTGGACGCAGAGAAAGTGCTTGGTGTGGATCAATTTGAAGGGCAACCATCATGTGAACAACTCTATAAGA